A region of the bacterium BMS3Abin11 genome:
AATCAGATAATTACAGCCTGGCCCGAAGAGCTGCTATTACCATGAAATGGCGTGCACTAAACCCAAAAAAATTAAAACTTAAGTCGGCGTCAGCCCTGGTCGTCGACAGTTATGGTAATGATGTCTATGCCAAGGATGCGGACAGGGTCCGCCCAATCGCCTCCATCACGAAGCTAATGACAGCAATGGTCACACTGGATGCGAAATTGCCGCTAGAGCAAAAAATCACCATCAGCCGAGAAGACAGGGATCGTATACGCGGTACGGGCTCACGGCTAAAATACGGGGCAAGATTAAGCAGGAAGGAAATGATCACGCTAGCTCTGATGTCATCAGAAAACCGTGCCGCTGCCGCACTCGGACGCACCTATCCCGGCGGCATGCAGGCTTTTATCAGGGCAATGAATCAAAAGGCAAAATCTCTCGGTATGCAAAACAGCCGCTTTGCTGGTCCAGCAGGACTTAAATCAGACAATGTTGCCTCGGCCAGAGACCTGGTTACCATGGTACGTGCCGCACTGAAGTATCCATTCATCAGAAAAGCAAGCACAACACGTAGAATGGCAGTATATCCTTACCGGGGACGGGGTCCGCTCCGTTACGGCAATACCAACCGCCTGCTTAAAAGTAAAAGCTGGGAAATACGCCTCAGCAAGACAGGCTATATCCGCGAGGCAGGCCGTAACCTGACCATGCAGGCAGAAATTGCTCACCAGCCTTTAGTGATTATTTTACTGAATTCCTATGGCAAACTGACGCCCACTGGCGATTCAAACCGTATCCGCAAGTGGATTGAAGGCGGCATCAGACTATAGGGCACTTCTTTTAATTGAGACCTAATCTGACTTCTTACCCATCAGCGCCCTGATCATTTCCACAATCCCTGGCGTGTCCCAGTGTATCCCCCTTTAACCCCATAAACTATCTTTCCATCAGGTGCGATAACAAAGGTCGAAGGAAATACCAGTACATTCCATTGCGCTGATACTTTTCCGTCGCTATCAAGCAACACCGGGAAATCTACATCGACTTCCTGCATAAATTTCAAAATAACGGGTTTATCTTCCGCATAAAGGTCGAGATAAAGGCCTAATTTATAAACTCTGCCTTCCAGACCTCCTACTTGTGTGGCTCCCAGGGCTATGCCCAGTAAACACAACTACCCGGGATACTCTGAAAAGACAGGTAGATCACCGGCTGGACACGACCACTGCGCGCGCGAGTCCCAGAAAATGTGCTGTCGTGGCAAATCCGGTAATTCATCGTCTATCGATCCCGCAGGGACAAGCACTACATCCAGCTCTTTTACTTCTCTAGGCATGGGACTGCCACATTTGGCACAAAAGTAATTATAGAACCTGTTCGCCTCTGGCACGTCATAGCGCGTCAGCAATGACTCACCACTTATCCACGAAAGACTGGCAATCGAGGAAATAAGAATATTACTTGCATGCCCGGTGCCTGTTGCCTTACGGCACCTTTGACAATGGCAGTGAGAAAAGCGCACCACTTCACCGGCTATTTCGTATTTTACCGAGCCACAAAGACAACTTCCGCTAAACTTTATATCAGACATAATTTCTCCTCTTTTATGAGTACTTTATTAAACACCCTTTGATATGATAGCAATAACATCTTCCATCCCGCCCTGATCGACCATCGCCAGCAACGGCGTAGTACCCAGAAATACATTTTCCCGTCGGATCCAGTGCGCCATATTTGCGGTGTCTCCGGAAAATTGCTTATCCAGAAGAGCATATAAATACACAAACCGTTTTGCCCGGTATGTAATTTCAGGGTCTTCCCCTAGCAATAATTCCAACTGCATAGAGTCAGAAACATCGTAACACTTCAAACAGAGTATGCGTGCCAGCTCTGCACGATACATCCCCAGGGCATCTACCGCATGATTGACTTCAGCGATCAGAGGGAGACGGGCTGCCATCGATATTCATATTTAAGGGGTCATGACCGGCACGTCGGCGCAGCCAGTTAATTGACCTCAATACCGGACCACGCTCAACTATCCACCGTTCCAGCTTATACTTACCGGGGAAGTTCATCATCATAATACCAACAACCATGGTAAACAGACCCTGCCCGGGCAACACTAGCATTAATACACCTGCCAGCACTAATACCAGACCCAGTAGATTCTTCAGAATCAGGGCTATTATCCGTATTACAGGCGGGTATTTTTCTGGCCGCTTTGGATGCCGCTTCTTATGTGTAAAATAGTCAGAAGGAATACGAACAACCAGCATCGGGACTAAAATTAGAGATACAAAAAAAGTAGCCGCCGATGATGCAAGCAGCCACCAGACTATTGTCTCATTGCTCTGTATCCATTCGATCATTTGCTGAACAGGCCCATCATTCATTTGTTTCCACTAAATGTTCATGGAACAACGTTAGTCTGGTTGTTATTTTTCATCGCACTGAGGGTAGATAAATATTGAGCAATAGTTTCTTTTTCAGCATCTTTATCCGCATGTAGTATAAAGCGCCTGATTTCCTTTAGTGCCTCGTCTGTTTCCTTTAACCGCCATAGCGCATTAAACAATGCTATTGAATACAGGCCGACACCGGGACAAATTTTAATCAATTGCTGGAATACCAGCTTCGCTTCCTTAAAATTATTTGCCTCAAAATATGAGCCACCCAGCATAAGCAGCGCAGCAATATTCTTCGGTTCGTCTTTTAGTAGATTTAGCAGACACATCCGTGCCTCCTCCTTCTTTCCTTCCTCTACCAGAGACCGTGCCTGTTCCAGCATTTTTTCAGCTTCTATATCTGTCATATTTCCAGGTTCAAGTGCCGGTATTTATCTCAGCCAGTTCATTTAAGTGGGTGATATACGACACTACATCCCACTATCAGGATGGCGCCATTAAACGGCGTTAATATTCGATCACATTCAGAATGAATGCAAGAGGATACCGCTATAAAAGAAGCGAAAATACCTGTAGAAAGTCTGATTTATTCGTATTTGATTAAATGATATGAGGTTGCCGCGCCTCGATACTCATGACCGCTAGAAAGGCATAGCCATCCTGCAGGGAATACCCATTGGATGTAATGACGGGTTTCTTTAAATTAATCAGTGGCCCCCTAAGGATTATCATCACGATTACTGTATTTTTCTACAATAGTTCTGAATCCACCAGGAGCATAGGTTGTATACTGTAATTCTACTTTTCGCTCAGATATTTTTATAAAGATCACGTAAGATCTAGCAGATGCGATTTGATCCACATCAAAAAATACTGTTATTCATATTCCTGGGCTTTGTTGGTTTGTTCATCTTCTGGATAATGTATATATAACATCTTTGAAAAATTTCAGGATGGAACACAAATCAGGATATTAGTGGAGTCATACGGTGCAATAGGACCGTTGATTATTATCCTGCTAATGACAATAGCCATATTAGTCAGCCCATTACCCAGCGCCCCGATAGCTATCGCTGCCGGAGCTGCTTATGGTCATTTATGGGGTGGCCTATATGTATTAACAGGTTCTGTAACCGGTGCTACTGGAGCATTCCTCATTGCCCGCTACCTGGGTTATGAATATGTGGAGAAAATTGCAAAGAATCACCTGCCGGAGAAATTCATCAATTCGCAGAATGCCTTAACAGGAATTGTACTACTTAGCAGGCTAATGCCATTTTTATCGTTCGATATAATTAGTTATGCGGCAGGACTAACTCCGTTGTTGCTCTGGCGTTTTCTGGCAGCAACAATTATCGGCATCCTGCCCGCGAGTTTCTTCCTGGCACATGTCGGCAGTGAACTTGCAACTACGGAACTTAATCGTGTCGCGTTAGCCCTCGCTGTACTGGCTGGTTTCACCGGGCTTTCATTCGCAGTTAATTTTTTTCGCAATAAAAAAAGTATTAAACACAGGGGGAAAGAAAAATAAAAATCGTAACCCTCTTTCCTCTTGAAACCTGAAACTCAAACCATGAATGAACCGTATATCGCCAGCCCAAACAATACAGGGAAAAACCACCTTGCTTGCCTGTCAATTCTACGGGCCATACTTAATCGATCAGTGCCGGAAAGGTGCGAGGTGACAACGACTTCGATTAAGCTCAGGAAAACCAGCAGGGTTGAACTAAATAAGAATTTATCCATCTGTGTCAGATAAGGGATTACAGGCAGCCGCCCTGACAGGGCTATATGATACGCGATCAACGTCAGGACTGTGGTAACCGCAACCCCTAACTGGTTCGCTACATTCTTAGGATCAATCCAGAACACCACCCATGACATCATCACGATTAAAGCCAGAGGTATAATTGCTTTTACCACATAGTGGTGCAACAAACGCTTGCCTATCAATTTTATCGACATCGAGGATTACACCCAGCGCCTGGATCACCGTTGGCTTGCCCTCTTCCAGTATCGGCCGGTTCAGTGCCGCATTGACTGTACCTGACAATAACAACAATACCCCGATCGTCGCTTTAACTCTCTACATATTCAAGGAACCTCTGGTGTGAAATTGATCAACTCTTAAGCCGATATCCCGTCCTGAATATCCACCAGACAGTGATCAGACACAACAACATAAAGACCAGAATCATTGCCAGGCTAATACCGACATTGACATCGGCAACACTAAAGAAACTCCAGCGTAAGCCGCTGATCAGGTAGACAACCGGATTGAACAAGGTCACCTTCTGCCAGAATGGCGGCAGCATGTTGATCGAATAGAAGGCACCACCGAGGAAGGTCAACGGTGTGATGACCATCATCGGGATGATTTGCAGTTTCTGGAAATCATCTGCCCACAGGCCGATGATAAATCCGAACAGGCTGAATGTAACAGCCGTCAACAGCAGAAAGCTGATCATCCACAGCGGATGGATAATCTCATAATCCACAAAAAACCGTGCCGTGGCCAGGATCAACAGGCCGATAATAACTGACTTGCTTGCCGCCGCGCCAACGTAACCCAGCACAATCTCAACATGGGACACCGGAGCTGAAAGCACCTCGTAAATAGTGCCCGAGAACCTGGGAAAATAAATACCGAATGAGGCGGTGGAAATGCTCTCACCTAGCAGCGACAACATCAGCAGGCCGGGAACAATAAAAGCCGCATAGCTGATGCCGTCGATCTCACCCATGCGTGAGCCTATGGCCGCACCGAAGACGACAAAGTAAAGCGATGTGGTGAGGATAGGTGATGCAATACTTTCCATCAATGTGCGCCATGTGCGTGACATTTCGAAGATATAAATGGCCCGGATGGCATAGAAATTCATGTTTTATCCTTTAGGGCACCCTATTAATGAGGTTAACGAAGATTTCTTCCAGCGAACTCTGGCTGGAGTGAAGATCCTTAAAGTCTATGTCGTGCTTACCCAGCTCACGCAATAAGCTGGAGATCCCCGTGTGCTCCCGCTGTGTATCAAAAGTGTAGGTCAACACCTCACCATCCGACGATAGATGCAGTGAATAATCGGCAAGTTCTTCGGGGATACTGGTTAATGGATGTTGCAGGGTCAGTGCCAGCTGCTTTTTCCCCAGCCTATTCATCAGCACGGTCTTCTCTTCAACCACGCTGATCTCGCCATCCGTAATAATAGCAATGCGGTCGGCCATCTCTTCGGCCTCATCAATATAATGCGTTGTCAGGATGATAGTGACGCCACTTTCGCGCAGATGACGAACCATGTTCCACATCGCATGTCGTTGCTCAACATCGATGCCCGCTGTAGGTTCATCAAGAAACAGGATTTTTGGCTCATGCGCCAGTGCCTTGGCAATCAGCACCCGCCGCTTCATGCCACCCGACAAATTAATGATCCTCTCATCACGCCTGTCCCACAAAGACAGGTCACGCAGCACTTTTTCACAATGCGCGGGGTTAGCTGATTTACCGAACAGACCACGACTGAAATTCATCGTCGCCCAGACACTCTCAAAGGTTCCAGTAGCAAGCTCCTGCGGTACCAGGCCAATTCTCGACCGTGCCTGCCGGTAATCTGTACGGATATCATGACCGTCCACAGCCACACTTCCCTCACTGGCAGTGACCAGTCCGCAGATAATACTTATAAGCGTCGTCTTGCCGGCACCATTGGGACCCAACAGGGCAAAAATTTCTCCTCGATGTATATTCAGATTAATGTTGTTCAGCGCACACAAGCCAGACGCATAGGTTTTGGACAGGCTTTTGATTGAAATGACTGGCTGCACGCATTTTCCTTTACTGCTGATATTGGACAGCTGCTGGCTGGGCGGCTATAACTTTCAATGGGCCTGATCATCGGGATGGAGCACAGGCCAGATTGTTTAACTATCGTCAGGCAACCACATCTGACCAGACTGCAAATTCATTGTCATTCGGATCACTGAAATGGAACCGTCTACCGCCCGGAAATGAAAAAATCTCCTTAATAATTTTACCGCCGGCATTTTCTATTTTTGCTTGCATAGCCTCAAGATCCTTACTATAAAAAACCACCAGTGCACTTCCCTTTTCCGTGGACATATTTTTACCAGATTTAAAAAAACCGCCCTTTATCCCCGCATTGGAAAAAGTGGCATATTCAAGCCCGTAGTCAACGAAGCTCCAGTTAAACACTGTGGTAAAAAATACTTTAGCTGCATTCAGATCTTCGGCAGGGAATTCAAGATAGTTTATTTTTCCGTCTTTGCTCATCTCATGCGCCTCCGCGTTTAGGGTACCTCTAAATTATAAAATATCCCTGGGCAACATCTTAAATGACGGGATGTTGCCAGAAAGTATACTCCAGTCTGCCTTTGAGCCAACAAAACAATCAGCAACTGGTTTTACATCTACCTCATCATCCACACAGGCCAGTGCAACACTAAAATACTGAGATTTATCCGGTGCATAATTCATTAACTTTGAACCGCAGTTTGAACAAAAAGCGCGGATACCGCGCCGCCCCTGATATTCGGACAACATCTCTTCACCTTTTAAAAATCTCAGTGTTCCAGCTTTAGCAAATACCTGCGTCGCAAATGCCGCTCCATGCGATTTGCGGCACAAAGAACAGTGGCAGTTAAAAACCTTGTCTGGAATCAGCTCTACTTCATACTCAACAGCGCCGCACAAGCAGCTTCCTTTAACCATTATCTCGCCTCCTCAGGAAACAACACCCACAAATCATCGCAGGCTGTATAATCAACGCAATTGATAATAACATAATGACCCCATGAAACTACTGATACGTAACCTGGCCCGCACAACTACGGAAGTAGAGCTTCGGAGAATGTTCGAAGCCCACGGACCGGTACAGTCCTGCAGCCTGGTAATGGACAGGCAAACTGGCAAGTCCAAGGGCTTTGCTTTTATCGAAATGCCCAGACCGGGCGATGCCAAAGCTGCTGTAAAAACTCTCAATGGCAAGGATGTCGCCGGTAATGTAATCCGTGTTAAAAGGGCCACTACGAAAAAGTCCACAGCAGAAAAAGTTTTCCCTGGCAGGACAGAATCTAAAAAAACCGAAACAGGGAATAGTGTGGTAAAGACAGATGAACCAGAAAAACCCGAACCACAAAAGCCCAAACTGAAAAAAAATACTGCCGTAAACTATAACATCTGGTCGTCAAATGACTAAGGAACCTCTGATGTGTCTGGACGAAGTAGATTGCGATCTAAAATATTCAGGTTTGAGGCGTAAATCGCAAGGCCGCTCAATGACATCCTGTCATCGCGGCACTTGTACATCCATGTACTTCGTAATAGCTAGCTATTTTGAAGGTTTGCAACGAAAAAACTGGATATTTTAGGCGTAAGATACGAGTTCATGAATTGATCAGAGGTTCCCTAAATCAGGAGGTGGCGATCCACTGCATGGCGTGACTCTGGAGATGATAGTCACCCGATTGCAGGGAAAGTACGGCTGGGAAGAACTGGGTCGTCGCATCAATATAAAATATTTTACTAACGATCCAGACATAAACTCCAGCCTGAACCCCGTATCTCATTCTTGTATGAATCTTGACATAAAGCCCGACCTTGTACTAGATTTACACCGTTAATCGAACGTACACTGAGGATATAATGAACGTATTGATAATTGCAACCAAAGGCTGTCGCCATTGCAATAACCTGGCTACGGAATTGAATGAACTAGGGATTGAGCACAAACTGGTTTATGCTGAATCTGAGCCAGAGTTGGTAGAAAAATATAGTATTCGTCATTCACCTAATTTGATCGTAGATGATGAAGTTAAATTTCGACGGCAGCCTACAGAACAGGAATTACGAGAGTGTCTGAATTTATAATCTCCTCAGAAATATTTTGAACAATTTAGGTGTGGCACTACCCCACTAAGCCATCGTTCGGGCGAATAAATCAGAACTGAATTACTGATTCTCGCAAAAGAGGTCAAAAAGAACTTCCGGAGTGTAACCACATGTCATTCCAAAAAAATATCTCGATCAAGACATTTATAGCGACTACTTTCCCTGCCACCATACGGGTAAACTCCTGAATACAGAATTATCCATCGGTTCAGCCAGGGTTCAGCCGCCCTGTTATTTAATAGCCCTCAAGCTAACTAAAACGAGGGCTTAGCCATGAAAGTTACAATACAACCTATTGATAGAACTCACCGACTGATTAAGACCAGTGTTTTGCTGATGGTCACAATCCCATTACTCGTTGTTGGCACGGCTTACGCAAGTCATCGCCATCATGATTACAATTCAGGGACATCGATAACTTTCGGTTATATTTTTTACCCGAAAGCACCTCTGTACCATAAGGCCTATAGGCACCCGCGTCATTATCGATATTACAACTCTCACTACCGGGGTCATTACGGCCGCTACAATCCCTGGAGAAATGAGCATGCGTACAAATATCGTAGAAATCATTACAACGGCTATCGTGATGATGATTAGAGAAATGGTGGCCTATATGTTTTCGTCATTATCAGAAAGAGTATAAAAGTCCATAATAGCGCTAATAATGTATATTATCTTCGCTTAAATATAACGCCTATTATATTTAGCTATTATAAATAATATAGATAAGAATCGCTATTAATTGATGAGTTCGGGCCTAACCATCCACTGCAACTGCCAAACTCCTTCATCCGTGGATTCCAGGAAAACTATACTTCCTGGTGTGTAGGATACGATGACCACATCGGAAGCTCCTGTCACCAGAAAACTAACCAGCTTCGACATGAATGGCAGGTGGCCAACAACCAGAATATCTTCGTCCCAGTTCATCAACCGATTTGCAAAACCCTCAACCGAGTCATTCGGGTTAATACCACTGATCGCCTCAACTGGAAACTCTCCCGTTATTATTGCTGTAAATATCTCAGCCGTCTGTTGCGCTCGCGTCTTGCCACTATGCATGACTCGCGAAACTGTCATATGGCCTGCAAGAAAAGCTGCCAACCGTTCCACCTCTGCATGCCCCACATTACTCAAGGGCCGGTCAGCATCAATATCCTTAGTCAGTGCTTCACCATGTTGCACAAGATAGAGTTTCATTCGCGATCCATCCCCCTGATATAAAGAAAGCAGTTATATTTCAGTTTAGCATTAATTACGGCATCACGAGCGAGGCATGGCAAGCTTAAAAATACAGGGATCGCACGGTTACTCAATAGTATGTGCAGGGGTGGTACTCATACCAATAAATAGAAGCTCCCATAAAACATAATACGTAATGCGTAAAACATCCCCTCCCCCCCTTGACTAATTAGGACAGTTGTATTATTTTATACTTGATGATTAGGACATGCGTCCTATTTTAATACGGAATATTAAAATAAATACCTGTCAAACTGGAGAAAATAATGAGCAATAACCTGTTTAGTTCAATCACAGTGGGTGATCTCACATTACCCAACCGGATGGTCATGGCACCGATGACGCGTAATCGTGCCAACCAGGACAACGCTCCGCACAGTCTGAATGTAAAATACTACCAGCAGCGCGCCAACGCCGGTTTAATCATTACCGAAGGCTCGCAGGTCTCGATGGAGGGTGTGGGTTACCCCGGTACGCCAGGCATCTATAGCGATGTGCAAGTGGCCGGCTGGCGCGAAATTACCGATGCCGTACACGCCAAAGGTGGGCATATCTTTATACAGCTCTGGTATTGTGGACGTATCTCCCATCCAGATTTATTACCCGACAACCAGACACCAGTCGCACCTTCCGCAATAAAACCGGAAGGTGATGCCGTTACCTTTGAAGGGATGAAACCTTTTATCACACCACGGGCACTCGAAACCGATGAGATTGCGGGCATTGTGGCACAGTACAAACATGCGGCGGAAATGGCCATAAAGGCGGGTTTTGATGGTGTTGAAGTGCATGGCGCAAATGGATATCTCATCGATCAGTTCCTGCGAGATGGATCCAATCATCGCACTGACCGGTATGGTGGCAGCGTTGAAAACCGTATGCGCTTTCTCAATGAGGTACTCGATGCGGTATGTGAAGTATGGCCTGACCAGCGCGTTGGGCTAAGACTGACACCGGAAAATAGTTTTAACAGCATGTCAGACTCCGATCCACAGACGCACTTTGCCTATTTTATTACACAGCTTAATTCACGCAAGCTGGCATATTTGCATATACTGGAAGGCGATATGATAAGCAAACAACGGCATGTCAACTACCGCAGCCTGCGTGATAGCTTTGATGGTATTTACATAGCCAATAATGCATATGACAAAACGCGTGCTGAAGAAGGTATACGCAACGGAGATTGTGACATGGTTGCTTTCGGCATTCCTTTTCTGGCGAACCCAGATCTGGTATACCGTTATCAAAACGACCTGGCATTAAATGAAGCGGATCCGGACAGCTTTTATGGTGGTGATGAACACGGCTACACAGACTACCCCTTTGCCGAGCACGTTAGCGCCGAATCGGCGTGACTACGTAAAAAAAAACAGGAACAGAACATGGGGAACAAAGGTGAAGCATTACGACAACGGATTGTCGCATCTGCCGACCAGCTGTTTTACCAACAAGGATATGAAAACACTTCATTCAGCGACATAGCCGAAGACGTGGGGATCTCGCGTGGTAATTTCTATTATCACTTTAAAAGTAAAGATGAAATTTTAAACGCGGTTATAGACACCCGGCTCACCGACATCGAGCAGATGCTAGATGAATGGAGTAAAAAGTATACTGATCCCAGACAACGTATTATTATGTACATTGATATA
Encoded here:
- the pbpG gene encoding D-alanyl-D-alanine endopeptidase precursor, whose product is MNKIILFCLLVLPLLYTAALAEDTAAYRSVQIAKSDNYSLARRAAITMKWRALNPKKLKLKSASALVVDSYGNDVYAKDADRVRPIASITKLMTAMVTLDAKLPLEQKITISREDRDRIRGTGSRLKYGARLSRKEMITLALMSSENRAAAALGRTYPGGMQAFIRAMNQKAKSLGMQNSRFAGPAGLKSDNVASARDLVTMVRAALKYPFIRKASTTRRMAVYPYRGRGPLRYGNTNRLLKSKSWEIRLSKTGYIREAGRNLTMQAEIAHQPLVIILLNSYGKLTPTGDSNRIRKWIEGGIRL
- the resA_2 gene encoding thiol-disulfide oxidoreductase ResA — encoded protein: MCLLGIALGATQVGGLEGRVYKLGLYLDLYAEDKPVILKFMQEVDVDFPVLLDSDGKVSAQWNVLVFPSTFVIAPDGKIVYGVKGGYTGTRQGLWK
- a CDS encoding glutathione-dependent formaldehyde-activating enzyme; translated protein: MSDIKFSGSCLCGSVKYEIAGEVVRFSHCHCQRCRKATGTGHASNILISSIASLSWISGESLLTRYDVPEANRFYNYFCAKCGSPMPREVKELDVVLVPAGSIDDELPDLPRQHIFWDSRAQWSCPAGDLPVFSEYPG
- a CDS encoding tetratricopeptide repeat protein, which produces MTDIEAEKMLEQARSLVEEGKKEEARMCLLNLLKDEPKNIAALLMLGGSYFEANNFKEAKLVFQQLIKICPGVGLYSIALFNALWRLKETDEALKEIRRFILHADKDAEKETIAQYLSTLSAMKNNNQTNVVP
- the ydjZ_1 gene encoding TVP38/TMEM64 family inner membrane protein YdjZ, with translation MESYGAIGPLIIILLMTIAILVSPLPSAPIAIAAGAAYGHLWGGLYVLTGSVTGATGAFLIARYLGYEYVEKIAKNHLPEKFINSQNALTGIVLLSRLMPFLSFDIISYAAGLTPLLLWRFLAATIIGILPASFFLAHVGSELATTELNRVALALAVLAGFTGLSFAVNFFRNKKSIKHRGKEK
- the glvI gene encoding proton-gated ion channel precursor; translated protein: MSIKLIGKRLLHHYVVKAIIPLALIVMMSWVVFWIDPKNVANQLGVAVTTVLTLIAYHIALSGRLPVIPYLTQMDKFLFSSTLLVFLSLIEVVVTSHLSGTDRLSMARRIDRQARWFFPVLFGLAIYGSFMV
- the yadH_1 gene encoding inner membrane transport permease YadH, whose amino-acid sequence is MNFYAIRAIYIFEMSRTWRTLMESIASPILTTSLYFVVFGAAIGSRMGEIDGISYAAFIVPGLLMLSLLGESISTASFGIYFPRFSGTIYEVLSAPVSHVEIVLGYVGAAASKSVIIGLLILATARFFVDYEIIHPLWMISFLLLTAVTFSLFGFIIGLWADDFQKLQIIPMMVITPLTFLGGAFYSINMLPPFWQKVTLFNPVVYLISGLRWSFFSVADVNVGISLAMILVFMLLCLITVWWIFRTGYRLKS
- the drrA_1 gene encoding daunorubicin/doxorubicin resistance ATP-binding protein DrrA: MQPVISIKSLSKTYASGLCALNNINLNIHRGEIFALLGPNGAGKTTLISIICGLVTASEGSVAVDGHDIRTDYRQARSRIGLVPQELATGTFESVWATMNFSRGLFGKSANPAHCEKVLRDLSLWDRRDERIINLSGGMKRRVLIAKALAHEPKILFLDEPTAGIDVEQRHAMWNMVRHLRESGVTIILTTHYIDEAEEMADRIAIITDGEISVVEEKTVLMNRLGKKQLALTLQHPLTSIPEELADYSLHLSSDGEVLTYTFDTQREHTGISSLLRELGKHDIDFKDLHSSQSSLEEIFVNLINRVP
- a CDS encoding glyoxalase-like domain protein, producing the protein MSKDGKINYLEFPAEDLNAAKVFFTTVFNWSFVDYGLEYATFSNAGIKGGFFKSGKNMSTEKGSALVVFYSKDLEAMQAKIENAGGKIIKEIFSFPGGRRFHFSDPNDNEFAVWSDVVA
- a CDS encoding glutathione-dependent formaldehyde-activating enzyme, with translation MVKGSCLCGAVEYEVELIPDKVFNCHCSLCRKSHGAAFATQVFAKAGTLRFLKGEEMLSEYQGRRGIRAFCSNCGSKLMNYAPDKSQYFSVALACVDDEVDVKPVADCFVGSKADWSILSGNIPSFKMLPRDIL
- a CDS encoding RNA recognition motif., with the protein product MKLLIRNLARTTTEVELRRMFEAHGPVQSCSLVMDRQTGKSKGFAFIEMPRPGDAKAAVKTLNGKDVAGNVIRVKRATTKKSTAEKVFPGRTESKKTETGNSVVKTDEPEKPEPQKPKLKKNTAVNYNIWSSND
- a CDS encoding phosphohistidine phosphatase; translated protein: MKLYLVQHGEALTKDIDADRPLSNVGHAEVERLAAFLAGHMTVSRVMHSGKTRAQQTAEIFTAIITGEFPVEAISGINPNDSVEGFANRLMNWDEDILVVGHLPFMSKLVSFLVTGASDVVIVSYTPGSIVFLESTDEGVWQLQWMVRPELIN
- the nemA gene encoding N-ethylmaleimide reductase; protein product: MSNNLFSSITVGDLTLPNRMVMAPMTRNRANQDNAPHSLNVKYYQQRANAGLIITEGSQVSMEGVGYPGTPGIYSDVQVAGWREITDAVHAKGGHIFIQLWYCGRISHPDLLPDNQTPVAPSAIKPEGDAVTFEGMKPFITPRALETDEIAGIVAQYKHAAEMAIKAGFDGVEVHGANGYLIDQFLRDGSNHRTDRYGGSVENRMRFLNEVLDAVCEVWPDQRVGLRLTPENSFNSMSDSDPQTHFAYFITQLNSRKLAYLHILEGDMISKQRHVNYRSLRDSFDGIYIANNAYDKTRAEEGIRNGDCDMVAFGIPFLANPDLVYRYQNDLALNEADPDSFYGGDEHGYTDYPFAEHVSAESA